A region from the Microcella frigidaquae genome encodes:
- a CDS encoding class I SAM-dependent methyltransferase produces the protein MDAAELRELLTPEALALLDTLAPSDSTADVVALVAGLRKQGHPPARVAAVLTQYRLRRKAEEKFGPFARRMLFTAEGLEQASRLRVAAQHAGRFAAAGLQRVADLGCGIGGDALALASLDLTVTAVERDEVTAAIAAYNLAPFPTARVVHGDALAQSLDDVGAVWLDPARRTGAVRLNSPDDWSPSLTDALAIAGRRPAGIKLAPGMDRGLLPEGLEAQWISVDGEVVELVLWSGALARPGVGRAALVLRGDAPPAELRSATDSADVDAGPLGEYLYEPDGAVIRARLIGDLARSIGGRMLDPTIAYVTSDTAMQTPFARGFRIVERLPIDIARLKRALAARGIGTLEIKKRGVDIDPARLRPKLALRGDAAGVLVLTRIAGERAALLAERL, from the coding sequence ATGGATGCCGCCGAGCTGCGGGAGCTGCTCACCCCGGAGGCGCTGGCGCTGCTCGACACGCTCGCGCCGAGCGACTCGACCGCCGACGTCGTGGCGCTGGTGGCCGGGCTGCGCAAGCAGGGGCATCCGCCCGCTCGCGTCGCCGCCGTGCTCACCCAGTACCGGCTGCGGCGGAAGGCCGAGGAGAAGTTCGGCCCCTTCGCGCGGCGGATGCTCTTCACCGCCGAGGGGCTGGAGCAGGCGAGCCGACTGCGGGTCGCGGCCCAGCATGCCGGACGCTTCGCCGCCGCCGGCCTGCAGCGCGTGGCCGACCTCGGCTGCGGCATCGGCGGCGACGCCCTGGCGCTGGCCTCGCTCGACCTGACGGTGACAGCGGTCGAGCGCGACGAGGTGACGGCCGCGATCGCCGCCTACAACCTGGCGCCCTTCCCCACCGCGCGGGTCGTGCACGGCGATGCCCTCGCGCAGAGCCTCGATGACGTCGGCGCCGTCTGGCTCGACCCCGCACGGCGCACGGGAGCCGTGCGACTGAACTCCCCGGACGACTGGTCGCCGAGCCTCACCGACGCGCTCGCGATCGCCGGTCGCCGCCCGGCGGGTATCAAACTCGCCCCCGGGATGGACCGCGGGCTGCTGCCCGAGGGCCTCGAGGCGCAGTGGATCTCGGTCGACGGCGAGGTCGTCGAGCTCGTGCTGTGGAGCGGCGCCCTGGCCCGCCCCGGGGTCGGGCGGGCGGCGCTCGTGCTCCGCGGCGACGCACCCCCGGCCGAGCTGCGCAGCGCGACCGACAGCGCCGACGTCGACGCCGGGCCGCTCGGCGAGTACCTGTACGAGCCCGACGGCGCGGTGATTCGCGCGCGCTTGATCGGCGACCTCGCACGCAGCATCGGGGGCCGGATGCTCGACCCCACGATCGCCTACGTGACGAGCGACACCGCCATGCAGACGCCCTTCGCGCGCGGGTTCCGCATCGTGGAGCGGCTGCCCATCGATATCGCCCGGCTCAAGCGCGCGCTCGCCGCGCGCGGGATCGGGACGCTCGAGATCAAGAAGCGCGGCGTCGACATCGACCCCGCCCGGCTGCGGCCCAAGCTGGCCCTGCGCGGCGACGCCGCGGGTGTGCTGGTGCTGACGCGCATCGCCGGCGAGCGCGCGGCCCTGCTCGCCGAGCGCCTCTGA
- a CDS encoding DUF4190 domain-containing protein — protein sequence MTDAASPAPSPAAASGAPGARNRLAPVALVLALLVPVAGAVLGHITLRQIAQTGEGGRGLALAATIIGWVGTVAWFVFWGVFLATLNALGA from the coding sequence ATGACTGACGCCGCGTCTCCCGCCCCTTCGCCCGCTGCCGCTTCCGGTGCGCCCGGTGCGCGCAACCGCCTGGCGCCGGTCGCCCTCGTGCTCGCCCTGCTCGTGCCGGTCGCCGGCGCGGTGCTCGGCCACATCACCCTCCGTCAGATCGCGCAGACCGGGGAGGGCGGCCGTGGGCTCGCGCTCGCCGCAACGATCATCGGCTGGGTCGGCACCGTCGCCTGGTTCGTGTTCTGGGGCGTCTTCCTGGCGACTCTGAACGCCCTCGGCGCCTGA
- the tsaD gene encoding tRNA (adenosine(37)-N6)-threonylcarbamoyltransferase complex transferase subunit TsaD, producing MNRGDPLVLGIETSCDETGIGIVRGTTLLANVISSSMEEHARFGGVVPEVAARAHLEALEPALRRALDEAGIALGDLDAVAVTSGPGLSGALMVGVGAAKALAVALDKPFYAVNHLVGHVGADVLRTEGEPEIELPTIALLVSGGHTSLLHVRDLTSDVELLGETIDDAAGEAFDKVARLLGLPYPGGPQIDRVAADGDPTAVRFPRGLTLPKDLERHRYDFSFSGLKTAVARHVEKLRDAGLEVPVADIAASFREAVADVLTAKAIAACSDRGVPRLLLGGGVAANARVRALAAERAAAAGVELRIPPLSLCTDNGAMIAALAAQLIMAGREPSGLAVSADSTLPVTTVQA from the coding sequence ATGAACCGCGGGGACCCGCTCGTGCTCGGGATCGAGACCAGTTGCGACGAGACCGGCATCGGAATCGTGCGCGGCACCACCCTCCTGGCGAACGTCATCTCGTCGTCGATGGAGGAGCACGCCCGCTTCGGCGGCGTCGTGCCCGAGGTCGCGGCGCGCGCCCACCTCGAGGCGCTCGAGCCCGCCCTGCGGCGGGCACTCGACGAGGCGGGAATCGCCCTCGGCGACCTCGACGCGGTCGCCGTCACGAGCGGCCCGGGACTCTCGGGCGCCCTCATGGTCGGGGTCGGTGCCGCGAAGGCGCTCGCCGTCGCCCTCGACAAGCCCTTCTACGCCGTCAACCACCTGGTCGGGCACGTCGGCGCCGACGTGCTGCGCACCGAGGGCGAGCCCGAGATCGAGCTGCCGACGATCGCGCTGCTGGTGTCGGGAGGCCACACCTCGCTGCTGCACGTGCGCGACCTCACGAGCGATGTCGAGCTGCTCGGCGAGACCATCGACGATGCCGCGGGGGAGGCCTTCGACAAGGTCGCCCGCCTGCTCGGCCTGCCCTACCCGGGCGGCCCGCAGATCGACCGCGTGGCCGCCGACGGCGACCCGACCGCGGTGCGGTTCCCGCGCGGGCTCACTCTGCCGAAGGATCTCGAGCGCCACCGCTACGACTTCTCGTTCTCGGGCCTCAAGACCGCGGTCGCCCGACACGTCGAGAAGCTGCGGGATGCGGGCCTCGAGGTGCCCGTCGCCGACATCGCCGCCTCGTTCCGCGAGGCCGTCGCCGACGTGCTCACGGCGAAGGCGATCGCGGCCTGCAGCGACCGCGGTGTGCCGCGCCTGCTGCTCGGAGGGGGTGTCGCCGCGAACGCGCGGGTGCGGGCGCTGGCCGCCGAGCGTGCCGCCGCCGCGGGGGTCGAGCTCCGCATCCCGCCGCTGTCGCTGTGCACCGACAACGGAGCCATGATCGCGGCGCTCGCCGCGCAGCTGATCATGGCCGGGCGCGAGCCCTCGGGGCTGGCGGTGAGCGCCGACTCGACGCTGCCCGTCACGACGGTGCAAGCCTGA
- the rimI gene encoding ribosomal protein S18-alanine N-acetyltransferase, protein MTTPVLRDATLDDLDAIMALEERLFPGDAWSAPMMAAELAAPHTRYLVAEAEGAIVGYAGLSALPGSPQADIQTIGVAPACRRLGLGTALLTALLEEAERRGATEVLLEVRADNPGAQALYERHGFAAIAVRPRYYQPDDVDAIVMRREGGA, encoded by the coding sequence GTGACCACCCCCGTGCTGCGTGACGCCACCCTCGACGACCTGGACGCGATCATGGCGCTCGAGGAGCGCCTCTTCCCCGGTGATGCCTGGAGCGCCCCCATGATGGCGGCCGAGCTCGCCGCCCCCCACACCCGCTACCTCGTCGCCGAGGCCGAGGGCGCCATCGTCGGCTACGCGGGCCTCAGCGCGCTGCCCGGTTCGCCGCAGGCCGACATCCAGACCATCGGGGTCGCCCCCGCCTGCCGCCGGCTCGGGCTGGGCACCGCGCTGCTGACCGCCCTGCTCGAGGAGGCCGAGCGGCGCGGGGCGACCGAGGTGCTGCTCGAGGTGCGCGCCGACAACCCGGGTGCCCAGGCGCTGTACGAACGGCACGGCTTCGCGGCCATCGCCGTGCGCCCGCGCTACTACCAGCCCGACGACGTCGACGCGATCGTCATGCGACGGGAGGGTGGCGCATGA
- a CDS encoding aminotransferase class III-fold pyridoxal phosphate-dependent enzyme, with translation MIGPATYYRPEHRAALDERTRALIDRREAVLSPGYRLFYAHPVEFVRGSGTKLYTRDGEEFLDVYNNVPVVGHAHPRVAAAIAEQAARLNTHTRYLDEGLIDYAERLVEAFPAALDTLTLVCTGSEANDLALRVAKQATGHRGVIVTENAYHGVTTEIAAISPSLGGDDSLAAWTRTVRPPVGDGRAMVADAERAIAALQAAGHGVAALIVDTAFASDGFLAPSPATRATLAAVAAAVRAAGGLVIADEVQPGFGRLGATAEKPSLWGFVRHGLDPDLVTIGKPMANGLPVAGLVARRPLMAAFGERVRYFNTFAGTPVSVAAARATWEVLHDEGLPQHAGAVGAALLGMLRELTGGHPRLRDPRGAGLYLGVDVVDPATGLPDQPAATALVSGLRERRILISASGRDNAALKIRPPLPFSHGDAERFITELEGALRDLG, from the coding sequence GTGATCGGACCCGCCACGTACTACCGGCCCGAGCACCGCGCCGCGCTCGACGAGCGCACGCGCGCGCTCATCGACCGGCGCGAGGCGGTGCTGTCGCCCGGCTACCGGCTGTTCTACGCGCACCCCGTCGAGTTCGTGCGCGGCAGCGGCACGAAGCTGTACACGCGCGACGGCGAGGAGTTCCTCGACGTGTACAACAACGTGCCCGTGGTCGGGCATGCGCACCCGCGGGTGGCGGCGGCGATCGCCGAGCAGGCGGCGCGGCTGAACACCCACACGCGGTACCTCGACGAGGGGCTCATCGACTATGCCGAGCGACTGGTCGAGGCCTTCCCCGCTGCGCTCGACACCCTCACCTTGGTCTGCACGGGCTCGGAGGCGAACGATCTCGCGCTGCGGGTGGCGAAGCAGGCGACCGGACACCGCGGCGTCATCGTGACCGAGAACGCGTACCACGGCGTCACGACCGAGATCGCGGCGATCTCGCCCTCGCTCGGCGGCGACGACTCGCTCGCCGCCTGGACCCGCACCGTGCGGCCGCCGGTCGGCGACGGGCGGGCGATGGTGGCGGATGCGGAGCGCGCGATCGCCGCGCTGCAGGCCGCCGGGCACGGCGTGGCCGCGCTCATCGTCGACACCGCCTTCGCCAGCGACGGCTTCCTCGCCCCCTCCCCCGCGACCCGCGCCACCCTCGCCGCCGTCGCCGCGGCGGTGCGCGCCGCGGGCGGGCTGGTCATCGCCGACGAGGTGCAGCCCGGCTTCGGCCGGCTCGGCGCCACCGCAGAGAAGCCGAGCCTCTGGGGCTTCGTCCGGCACGGCCTCGACCCCGACCTGGTGACGATCGGCAAGCCGATGGCGAACGGCCTCCCGGTCGCGGGGCTCGTCGCGCGGCGGCCGCTCATGGCCGCGTTCGGCGAGCGCGTGCGGTACTTCAACACCTTCGCCGGCACGCCCGTCTCGGTCGCGGCCGCACGCGCGACGTGGGAGGTGCTGCACGACGAGGGCCTGCCGCAGCACGCCGGGGCCGTGGGGGCCGCCCTGCTCGGCATGCTCCGCGAGCTGACGGGGGGGCACCCGCGGCTGCGCGACCCGCGCGGTGCGGGGCTCTACCTCGGCGTCGACGTCGTCGATCCGGCGACGGGGCTGCCCGACCAGCCGGCCGCCACGGCCCTGGTGAGCGGGCTGCGCGAGCGGCGCATCCTGATCAGCGCGTCGGGGCGCGACAACGCGGCGCTCAAGATCCGCCCGCCGCTGCCGTTCTCGCACGGAGACGCCGAGCGGTTCATCACGGAGCTGGAGGGAGCCCTGCGCGACCTCGGCTGA
- a CDS encoding DUF4190 domain-containing protein, producing the protein MSDVTPPPAPTPPPAAPYAPAAAGPKTNTLAIVSLVLAFFVSLGAVICGHIALSQIKKTGENGRGLAIAGLVLGYLGLVAGLIGVIAWIGFFAIAASSGGITFAP; encoded by the coding sequence ATGTCTGACGTGACCCCGCCCCCCGCACCGACCCCGCCCCCGGCCGCTCCGTACGCGCCGGCCGCCGCCGGGCCGAAGACCAACACGCTGGCGATCGTCTCGCTCGTGCTGGCCTTCTTCGTGTCGCTCGGCGCGGTGATCTGCGGCCACATCGCCCTCAGCCAGATCAAGAAGACCGGCGAGAACGGCCGCGGTCTCGCGATCGCCGGCCTCGTGCTCGGCTACCTCGGCCTCGTCGCGGGCCTCATCGGCGTCATCGCCTGGATCGGCTTCTTCGCCATCGCGGCGAGCAGCGGCGGCATCACCTTCGCCCCCTGA
- the groES gene encoding co-chaperone GroES, translated as MSVSIKPLEDRIVIKQVEAEQTTASGLVIPDTAKEKPQEGEVVAVGPGRIDDNGNRVPLDVAVGDRVLYSKYGGTEVKYGGEEFLVLSARDVLAVVVR; from the coding sequence GTGTCGGTCAGCATCAAGCCGCTCGAGGATCGCATCGTCATCAAGCAGGTCGAGGCGGAGCAGACCACCGCTTCGGGTCTCGTCATCCCCGACACCGCCAAGGAGAAGCCCCAGGAGGGTGAGGTCGTCGCCGTCGGCCCCGGCCGCATCGACGACAACGGCAACCGTGTTCCGCTCGACGTCGCCGTCGGCGACCGCGTGCTCTACTCGAAGTACGGCGGCACCGAGGTGAAGTACGGCGGCGAGGAGTTCCTCGTCCTGTCGGCCCGCGACGTCCTCGCGGTCGTCGTCCGCTAA
- the rarD gene encoding EamA family transporter RarD, translating into MPENRLSPSGLALAVGAYGLWGFLPAYFLLLEPAGPIEIVAWRIALSLVFCVILLAATRAFRPFAALLRDRRVMGLSLVAGILIAINWIVYVYGSTSGFVVEAALGYFINPIVSIGLGVIFLRERLRPGQWAAVGISVLAVLVLAIGYGQPPWIALTLAFSFGFYGFIKNRMGGRVTAVAGLTLETAWLVPVAVVALVAVELTGGITMGRAGLGHALLLSLAGVITAVPLLLFAAASRRLPLTVMGFIQYLAPLMQFAFGVLVLLEPMPLERWIGFALVWLALAVLTAEAVVHRRRAVSRGRAGLPPAP; encoded by the coding sequence GTGCCCGAGAACCGCCTGTCGCCCTCCGGGCTCGCGCTGGCGGTCGGGGCCTACGGACTCTGGGGCTTCCTGCCCGCCTACTTCCTGTTGCTCGAGCCGGCCGGCCCGATCGAGATCGTCGCCTGGCGCATCGCGCTCTCCCTCGTCTTCTGCGTGATCCTGCTCGCGGCGACCCGGGCCTTCCGGCCGTTCGCCGCGCTGCTGCGCGACCGGCGGGTCATGGGGCTGAGCCTCGTGGCCGGCATCCTCATCGCCATCAACTGGATCGTGTACGTCTACGGCTCGACGAGCGGCTTCGTCGTCGAGGCCGCGCTCGGCTACTTCATCAACCCGATCGTCTCGATCGGCCTCGGCGTGATCTTCCTGCGCGAGCGGCTGCGGCCCGGCCAGTGGGCCGCGGTCGGCATCAGCGTGCTCGCCGTGCTCGTGCTGGCGATCGGCTACGGACAGCCGCCGTGGATCGCGCTCACCCTGGCCTTCTCCTTCGGCTTCTACGGCTTCATCAAGAACCGCATGGGCGGGCGCGTCACCGCCGTCGCGGGCCTCACCCTCGAGACCGCCTGGCTCGTGCCCGTCGCCGTGGTCGCGCTCGTCGCCGTCGAGCTGACCGGGGGCATCACGATGGGACGCGCCGGTCTCGGCCACGCGCTGCTGCTCTCGCTCGCTGGCGTCATCACCGCGGTGCCGCTGCTGCTGTTCGCCGCCGCATCGCGCCGCCTGCCGCTCACCGTGATGGGCTTCATCCAGTACCTGGCGCCGCTCATGCAGTTCGCATTCGGCGTGCTCGTGCTGCTCGAGCCGATGCCGCTCGAGCGCTGGATCGGCTTCGCCCTCGTCTGGCTCGCGCTCGCGGTGCTCACCGCCGAGGCGGTCGTGCACCGTCGGCGCGCCGTCAGCCGAGGTCGCGCAGGGCTCCCTCCAGCTCCGTGA
- a CDS encoding DUF4190 domain-containing protein, with amino-acid sequence MAETTPPPPPPPAPGQGAADAPLEPAKKPTRRTPAATTKAPAAASAAKKTPAAASAAKKAPAAASAAKKTSAAAPPARKTPASAAAATAPVAAPPPIEATPPASRPDPYSAPAPAAASPAPAAAAPVAPAAPATPGAPAAPAAPAATPYSALPASPASTLSVLALVLGIIGLVFSFAAFGLLPAIAGVILGHMALKREPHARGMAVAGLVCGYVGIAISVLWGILFLFLTLLPIIFFSSVGSMGGF; translated from the coding sequence ATGGCCGAGACCACGCCCCCGCCGCCCCCGCCCCCCGCACCCGGGCAGGGTGCCGCGGATGCTCCGCTCGAGCCCGCGAAGAAGCCGACGCGCCGCACGCCGGCCGCCACGACGAAGGCGCCCGCCGCCGCCTCGGCGGCGAAGAAGACTCCTGCCGCCGCCTCGGCGGCGAAGAAGGCCCCTGCCGCCGCCTCGGCGGCGAAGAAGACCTCCGCCGCTGCTCCCCCGGCGAGGAAGACCCCTGCCTCGGCCGCGGCTGCGACGGCACCCGTCGCCGCTCCGCCGCCGATCGAGGCGACGCCTCCTGCTTCGCGCCCCGATCCGTATTCGGCCCCCGCGCCCGCTGCGGCGAGCCCCGCCCCTGCGGCTGCCGCCCCGGTCGCGCCCGCGGCCCCCGCGACTCCGGGCGCTCCCGCGGCGCCCGCCGCGCCCGCCGCGACGCCCTACAGTGCGCTGCCCGCCAGCCCCGCCTCGACGCTCAGCGTGCTGGCGCTCGTGCTCGGCATCATCGGCCTGGTCTTCTCTTTCGCCGCCTTCGGGCTCCTGCCGGCCATCGCCGGCGTCATCCTCGGCCACATGGCGCTCAAGCGCGAGCCGCACGCGCGCGGCATGGCGGTCGCGGGGCTCGTCTGCGGCTACGTCGGGATCGCGATCTCCGTGCTGTGGGGAATCCTGTTCCTGTTCCTCACGCTGCTGCCGATCATCTTCTTCTCGAGCGTCGGGAGCATGGGCGGGTTCTGA
- the tsaE gene encoding tRNA (adenosine(37)-N6)-threonylcarbamoyltransferase complex ATPase subunit type 1 TsaE, with product MTAPAVTLTIADPEAMARLGALLAGQLRAGDVVLLIGELGAGKTTLTRGLGDALAVRGTVTSPTFVLARTHPRAEGPPLVHVDAYRLRDAAELDDLDIDFAGSITVVEWGAGLIEHLVDDWLAITIERPTGGSTAPEDDPDAAPVEPRRVTITSVGERWTDLGWLHAAGD from the coding sequence GTGACCGCACCTGCCGTCACCCTCACGATCGCCGACCCTGAGGCGATGGCGCGGCTCGGCGCCCTGCTGGCCGGGCAGCTGCGGGCGGGCGATGTCGTGCTGCTGATCGGAGAGCTCGGGGCGGGCAAGACGACCCTCACCCGCGGTCTCGGCGATGCGCTCGCGGTGCGGGGCACCGTCACCAGCCCCACCTTCGTGCTCGCCCGCACGCACCCGCGCGCCGAGGGCCCACCGCTCGTGCACGTCGACGCGTACCGCCTGCGCGACGCCGCCGAGCTCGACGATCTCGACATCGACTTCGCCGGGTCGATCACCGTCGTCGAATGGGGGGCCGGGCTCATCGAGCACCTCGTCGACGACTGGCTGGCCATCACCATCGAGCGCCCGACCGGCGGCTCGACGGCACCGGAGGACGATCCGGACGCCGCTCCCGTCGAGCCCCGTCGCGTGACGATCACAAGCGTGGGCGAGCGCTGGACCGACCTAGGCTGGCTGCATGCTGCTGGCGATTGA
- a CDS encoding phosphotransferase, translating to MTAPSPPHLTAPFAAVPVERAAALLARTHALAVDAVERLATERDDTFRVRSGDRMLVAKLAHPLDDPRVVADQLAVLEALARIRPDLPVPRVLPAADGALSATIQTVDGPRLLRVLTHLDGETLGSAPRSLGDLRALGALHARLARAIAAIGDAADPPLQGAPTEWNLLALERYGPLVPAIGDPALRSAIAAVIERAADAVLAPARALPAVLAHNDLHGDNVLVRPGPPGTPLEVTGVLDFGDMTRTARVADLAVAASYARGRVGEAGPPWAAATAYVAGYESVEPLDPAEHALLPDLVLLRLAQRGILNSAIAAANPRAAEYASRNLSAIARDLRELGASTPHRIGGTP from the coding sequence GTGACCGCGCCGTCGCCCCCGCACCTGACCGCGCCGTTCGCGGCGGTGCCGGTCGAGCGCGCGGCAGCCCTGCTGGCCCGCACGCACGCGCTCGCGGTCGATGCCGTCGAGCGGCTGGCGACCGAGCGCGACGACACCTTCCGGGTGCGGTCCGGCGACCGGATGCTCGTGGCCAAGCTGGCGCACCCGCTCGACGATCCGCGCGTGGTGGCCGATCAGCTGGCCGTGCTCGAGGCGCTGGCCCGCATCCGCCCCGACCTGCCGGTGCCGCGCGTGCTGCCCGCCGCCGACGGCGCCCTGTCAGCCACGATCCAGACCGTCGACGGGCCGCGCCTGCTGCGGGTGCTCACCCACCTCGACGGCGAGACGCTGGGCTCGGCGCCGCGGTCGCTCGGCGACCTGCGCGCACTGGGTGCCCTGCACGCCCGCCTGGCCCGCGCGATCGCGGCGATCGGCGATGCGGCCGACCCGCCCCTGCAGGGCGCCCCGACGGAGTGGAACCTGCTCGCGCTCGAGCGCTACGGCCCGCTCGTGCCCGCGATCGGCGACCCGGCGCTGCGGTCGGCCATCGCCGCGGTCATCGAGCGGGCGGCGGATGCGGTGCTCGCGCCCGCGCGCGCCCTGCCCGCGGTGCTCGCGCACAACGACCTGCACGGCGACAACGTGCTCGTACGGCCGGGGCCGCCCGGCACCCCGCTGGAGGTGACGGGGGTGCTCGACTTCGGCGACATGACCCGCACCGCGCGGGTCGCCGACCTCGCCGTCGCCGCCTCGTACGCCCGCGGCCGGGTCGGCGAGGCCGGTCCGCCCTGGGCCGCGGCGACCGCCTACGTGGCGGGCTACGAGAGCGTCGAGCCGCTCGACCCGGCCGAGCACGCGCTGCTGCCCGACCTGGTTCTGCTGCGGCTGGCCCAGCGCGGCATCCTGAACTCGGCCATCGCCGCCGCGAACCCCCGGGCCGCGGAGTACGCGAGCCGCAACCTGAGCGCCATCGCCCGCGACCTGCGCGAGCTGGGCGCGAGCACCCCGCACCGCATCGGAGGCACCCCGTGA
- the tsaB gene encoding tRNA (adenosine(37)-N6)-threonylcarbamoyltransferase complex dimerization subunit type 1 TsaB, which translates to MLLAIDTSAGTAVALVADDGRVLAERSTDDTRRHAEVIGPYLDEVLREAGATATALRGVVVGIGPGPYTGLRVGIAAARAVALAAGVPLLPVPSHDAVALRLVEGGVAAGRFAVVTDARRREAAVTVYSAALPLPQVVEPAHLVLRAGWMPPEGVVAHEVLEIPAAPLAHVALARLAAALPFAAPDPLYLRAPDVTLSSPKRVTS; encoded by the coding sequence ATGCTGCTGGCGATTGACACCTCGGCCGGCACGGCCGTCGCGCTCGTCGCCGACGACGGCCGCGTGCTCGCCGAGCGCTCGACCGACGACACCCGACGGCACGCCGAAGTCATCGGCCCGTACCTCGACGAGGTGCTGCGCGAGGCCGGAGCGACCGCCACCGCGCTGCGCGGCGTCGTCGTCGGCATCGGCCCCGGCCCGTACACCGGCCTGCGGGTCGGCATCGCGGCTGCGCGGGCGGTCGCGCTCGCGGCGGGCGTTCCGCTGCTGCCGGTTCCTAGCCACGACGCCGTCGCGCTGCGCCTCGTCGAGGGCGGCGTCGCCGCCGGTCGCTTCGCGGTGGTGACGGATGCCCGCCGCCGGGAGGCCGCCGTCACGGTCTACTCGGCCGCCCTGCCGCTGCCGCAGGTCGTCGAGCCCGCGCACCTCGTCCTGCGCGCGGGGTGGATGCCGCCCGAGGGAGTGGTCGCGCACGAGGTGCTCGAGATCCCCGCCGCCCCGCTCGCGCACGTCGCCCTCGCCCGGCTCGCCGCCGCCCTGCCGTTCGCCGCGCCCGACCCGCTCTACCTGCGCGCCCCCGATGTCACGCTGTCGAGCCCGAAGCGGGTGACGTCGTGA